The following coding sequences are from one Ornithodoros turicata isolate Travis chromosome 1, ASM3712646v1, whole genome shotgun sequence window:
- the LOC135399204 gene encoding holotricin-3-like: MNSLGVALLVFVLAGATMGGFLGGHGGGHGGGHGGGVILLKGGFGGGFGGGHGGGHGFHSVQALQGPTYLVKTVHHVHKLHGGGGHLGGHGGGFGGGFGGGHGGGHKVVLLGGHGHGWHGR, translated from the exons ATGAACAGCTTG GGCGTTGCTCTCCTTGTATTCGTCTTGGCTGGAGCCACCATGGGTGGCTTTCTCGGAGGTCATGGCGGAGGACATGGCGGTGGCCACGGTGGTGGAGTTATCCTACTTAAGGGCGGATTTGGCGGAGGCTTCGGCGGTGGACATGGCGGCGGACATGGCTTTCACAGTGTTCAAGCTCTACAAGGACCCACGTACCTAGTCAAGACAGTTCACCACGTCCACAAGCTTCACGGTGGTGGTGGGCATCTTGGAGGACACGGAGGCGGCTTCGGCGGCGGCTTCGGTGGCGGCCACGGTGGCGGCCACAAGGTCGTTCTCCTCGGTGGTCATGGACACGGCTGGCATGGACGCTAA